One window of the Roseovarius sp. THAF9 genome contains the following:
- a CDS encoding inner membrane-spanning protein YciB produces MDDKNANGKLKAVLEFGPVLGFFVAYLLLKDRTFSIGGTEYEGFIIITAVFIPVLLICTALMWKLTGHLSKMQILTAVLVVVFGGLTVWLNDPKFFQMKPTIIYLFFGTVLGVGLLRGRSYLQYVMDGLMPLTDEGWMILTKRITIFFFSMAVLNELVWRTQSEETWVYFKTFGLMAAMFVFFMMQGKLIAEHGTDDSGKP; encoded by the coding sequence ATGGACGACAAGAACGCGAATGGCAAACTGAAGGCGGTGCTGGAATTCGGCCCGGTGCTTGGCTTCTTCGTGGCTTACCTGCTGCTGAAGGACCGCACGTTCAGCATCGGCGGTACGGAATACGAAGGGTTCATCATCATCACGGCGGTCTTCATCCCCGTGCTGCTAATCTGTACCGCGCTAATGTGGAAGCTGACGGGACACCTGTCGAAAATGCAGATCCTGACGGCAGTGCTGGTGGTCGTGTTCGGCGGGCTGACCGTGTGGCTGAACGATCCGAAATTTTTCCAGATGAAGCCGACGATCATCTACCTGTTCTTCGGCACGGTTCTCGGCGTCGGGCTTCTGCGCGGGCGGTCCTACTTGCAATACGTTATGGACGGCCTGATGCCGCTGACGGATGAGGGCTGGATGATCCTGACCAAGCGAATCACGATCTTCTTCTTCTCCATGGCCGTGCTCAATGAACTGGTCTGGCGTACGCAAAGCGAGGAAACCTGGGTCTATTTCAAAACCTTCGGGCTGATGGCGGCGATGTTCGTGTTTTTCATGATGCAGGGCAAGCTGATCGCCGAGCATGGGACGGACGACAGCGGAAAGCCCTGA
- a CDS encoding DMT family transporter, with the protein MSEWIVSLEGTEAGHQLALGLALLAALLHALFGALQKGRHDPWLTRGAIDGAYALMAAPFALFVVPWPEPHMWVIFATAWLIHTLYKILQAMAYMRGAYTVVYPVVRGTGPLFTVIGAYLLFGETFNLVQWTGVAVLLAGIYGLAIYNLRTIKLDRETMPAALALAVLTGLFVALYTTYDAYGIRATADPFTFLAWFFMIDGLIFPVIAYRRWRGMKDAPEPGPLLVRGFAGGFIAFFSFGSVMMATRLDKVGEAAVLRETSTVFAALIGWLILKETVGPRRIALMALIAAGAVIVESGG; encoded by the coding sequence ATGAGCGAATGGATCGTTTCCTTGGAGGGGACCGAGGCCGGTCACCAGCTTGCCTTGGGGCTGGCCTTGCTGGCCGCGCTTTTGCACGCCCTGTTCGGGGCGTTGCAAAAAGGGCGGCACGATCCGTGGCTGACGCGGGGCGCGATTGACGGGGCCTATGCGCTGATGGCGGCGCCCTTTGCGCTGTTCGTGGTGCCGTGGCCCGAGCCGCATATGTGGGTGATCTTCGCCACCGCGTGGCTGATCCACACGCTTTACAAGATATTGCAGGCGATGGCCTATATGCGCGGGGCCTACACGGTGGTCTATCCGGTGGTGCGCGGCACGGGGCCGCTCTTCACCGTGATCGGGGCCTATCTGCTGTTCGGTGAGACATTCAACCTCGTGCAGTGGACGGGGGTCGCCGTTTTGCTGGCCGGGATATATGGCCTTGCAATCTATAACCTGCGCACGATCAAGCTGGATCGAGAGACCATGCCCGCCGCGCTGGCGTTGGCGGTGCTGACCGGGCTCTTCGTGGCGCTGTACACGACATACGACGCCTACGGTATCCGCGCCACCGCGGATCCGTTCACATTTCTTGCGTGGTTCTTCATGATCGACGGGCTGATCTTTCCGGTGATCGCCTACCGCCGATGGCGCGGTATGAAGGATGCGCCGGAGCCCGGTCCGCTGCTGGTGCGCGGCTTTGCAGGCGGGTTCATCGCCTTCTTTTCATTCGGGTCGGTCATGATGGCCACACGGCTGGACAAGGTGGGCGAGGCGGCGGTGCTGCGCGAAACATCGACGGTGTTTGCCGCCCTGATCGGGTGGCTGATCCTGAAAGAAACGGTGGGGCCGCGGCGGATCGCGCTGATGGCATTGATTGCAGCCGGCGCGGTCATAGTTGAGAGTGGCGGCTGA
- a CDS encoding peroxiredoxin-like family protein, which translates to MPNALQSAAAFPVTEIDRLDGGSIRLGKPEENPWQLIFVYRGIHCPICRQYLQDLEPKLEEFADMGIEVVAVSADTEAKARKLRADLSLSVPLGYGMDVAQMQALGLYVSDPRSPEETDRPFAEPGLFLVNPEGNLHMVDISNAPFLRPELEKLPSRIKYVLENDYPIRGTHAG; encoded by the coding sequence ATGCCCAACGCCCTGCAATCCGCTGCCGCGTTTCCCGTGACCGAGATCGACCGCCTCGACGGCGGATCGATCCGTCTTGGCAAGCCCGAGGAAAACCCGTGGCAGTTGATCTTCGTCTATCGCGGCATCCACTGCCCGATCTGCCGCCAGTATCTACAGGATCTTGAGCCGAAGCTCGAAGAATTCGCGGATATGGGAATCGAAGTGGTGGCCGTGTCCGCCGATACCGAAGCCAAGGCGCGGAAATTGCGGGCGGACCTTTCCCTTTCAGTGCCGCTGGGGTACGGGATGGACGTGGCGCAGATGCAGGCGCTGGGGCTGTACGTTTCAGACCCACGCTCGCCCGAGGAAACCGACCGGCCCTTCGCGGAACCCGGCCTGTTCCTGGTCAACCCGGAGGGCAACTTGCACATGGTGGATATCTCGAACGCGCCGTTTCTGCGCCCGGAGTTGGAGAAGCTGCCGTCGCGGATCAAGTACGTTCTTGAGAACGATTATCCTATACGCGGCACACATGCGGGCTGA
- a CDS encoding MgtC/SapB family protein yields MQPMLAAFMDQIVNEVQGTFSVVPASVAFARLSVAVVLGAFIGFEREMQDKPAGLRTHILVAVAACLFVIIGRELAALDFGGGNNEQRNDPIRMIEAVTAGVAFLAAGLIFTAGDKVRNVTTGASLWLAGAVGLGCGAGQIPLAAMAAAIVVIVLFVLRQIEKLIGTH; encoded by the coding sequence ATGCAACCCATGCTCGCCGCCTTCATGGATCAGATCGTGAACGAGGTGCAGGGCACGTTTTCAGTAGTGCCTGCCTCGGTCGCCTTCGCGCGTCTTAGCGTTGCCGTGGTTCTGGGCGCGTTCATCGGCTTCGAACGTGAAATGCAGGACAAGCCCGCCGGACTGCGCACGCACATTCTCGTGGCCGTTGCCGCGTGCCTTTTCGTCATCATCGGCCGCGAACTGGCCGCGCTCGATTTCGGCGGCGGCAACAACGAGCAGCGCAACGATCCCATCCGCATGATCGAGGCAGTGACCGCCGGGGTCGCATTCCTCGCCGCCGGACTGATTTTTACCGCGGGCGACAAGGTGCGCAACGTCACCACAGGTGCTTCGCTCTGGCTGGCGGGCGCCGTGGGCCTCGGCTGCGGTGCCGGGCAGATCCCGCTCGCGGCAATGGCCGCCGCAATTGTCGTTATCGTGCTATTCGTACTGCGCCAGATCGAAAAACTGATTGGCACGCATTGA
- the ftsY gene encoding signal recognition particle-docking protein FtsY, translated as MAFFRKLKDRLFKSSSKLEEGLDAIVEDGGEAEEVTEAAEPDPAQEASPESTAEPEPTPAPDPRPEPKPEPEPEPVEEPEPSPRPEPQPEPTPEPEPEPEPEPEPEPEPEPEPQPRPTPPPEPRPEPSPQEIPAPPSEQPPAAPQEVPQTPPLEDPVRSPDPQPMPTPIEIPRDTPKSEAAPQARSGLLGRLLGRGEAKTIVRRVLDDDMLEQLEELLITADMGVDTALRVTANMAEGRMGRKLSSQEIKELLAREITRIMEAVAKPMPLYPKRPQVVLVVGVNGSGKTTTIGKLASQFKAGGKSVVIAAGDTFRAAAVEQLQVWGDRAGVPVLTAPEGSDPASLAFDAMDRAEKDGADLLMIDTAGRLQNRADLMEELAKIVRVIRKKDPDAPHNTLLVLDATTGQNALSQVKTFQQLADVSGLVMTKLDGTAKGGVLVALADMFGLPIHAIGVGEQIDDLAPFDPEDFAAALTGLEQGAQP; from the coding sequence ATGGCGTTTTTCCGCAAGCTGAAAGATCGGTTGTTCAAGTCTTCCTCGAAGCTGGAGGAGGGATTGGACGCGATTGTCGAGGACGGGGGCGAAGCCGAGGAGGTGACCGAGGCGGCTGAGCCCGATCCGGCGCAAGAGGCGTCTCCGGAGTCGACAGCAGAGCCTGAACCCACACCGGCACCCGACCCAAGGCCAGAACCGAAACCAGAGCCCGAGCCGGAACCCGTAGAGGAGCCTGAGCCGAGCCCCAGGCCGGAGCCTCAGCCCGAGCCGACACCGGAGCCCGAACCGGAACCTGAACCCGAACCAGAGCCGGAACCTGAACCAGAGCCGGAGCCCCAGCCGCGTCCGACACCGCCGCCGGAGCCGCGACCGGAGCCGTCGCCGCAGGAAATTCCGGCGCCTCCGTCCGAGCAACCGCCCGCTGCACCGCAGGAAGTGCCGCAGACTCCGCCGTTGGAAGACCCGGTGCGATCCCCTGATCCGCAACCCATGCCGACGCCGATCGAGATCCCGCGCGATACACCGAAGAGCGAGGCCGCCCCGCAAGCGCGGTCGGGCCTTCTGGGCCGACTTTTGGGGCGTGGCGAGGCGAAAACGATCGTGCGCCGCGTGCTCGATGACGACATGTTGGAACAGCTGGAGGAACTGCTGATCACCGCCGACATGGGCGTGGATACCGCCCTGCGCGTCACGGCCAACATGGCCGAGGGGCGCATGGGTCGGAAATTGTCGAGCCAGGAGATCAAGGAGCTACTGGCGCGAGAGATCACCCGGATCATGGAGGCTGTGGCCAAGCCTATGCCGCTTTACCCCAAACGCCCGCAGGTGGTGCTGGTGGTTGGCGTCAACGGGTCGGGCAAGACCACGACCATCGGCAAGCTGGCGAGCCAGTTCAAGGCAGGCGGCAAGTCGGTGGTGATCGCAGCAGGCGACACGTTTCGCGCCGCGGCGGTGGAGCAGTTGCAGGTCTGGGGCGACCGTGCGGGCGTGCCGGTACTGACCGCGCCCGAGGGCAGTGACCCCGCGAGCCTTGCCTTCGACGCCATGGACCGCGCCGAAAAGGACGGCGCGGACCTGTTGATGATCGACACGGCGGGGCGATTGCAGAACCGCGCCGACCTGATGGAGGAGCTGGCCAAGATCGTGCGCGTCATTCGAAAGAAGGATCCGGATGCGCCGCACAACACGCTGCTGGTGCTGGACGCCACGACGGGGCAGAACGCGTTGAGCCAGGTCAAGACGTTCCAGCAGTTGGCCGATGTCTCGGGTCTTGTGATGACAAAGCTGGACGGCACCGCGAAGGGCGGCGTGCTGGTGGCGCTAGCGGACATGTTCGGGCTGCCCATTCACGCCATCGGCGTGGGCGAGCAGATCGACGATCTTGCGCCGTTCGACCCCGAGGATTTCGCCGCGGCGCTGACAGGGCTGGAGCAGGGCGCACAGCCATGA
- a CDS encoding lytic transglycosylase domain-containing protein — protein MLLRLALLLVMLMPGPALATPPDTICSTDKWGPQVCIRKAHFVYDTCTALQTFAKRHGLDPHFFARLIWQESRFDPNALSHANARGIAQFIPSTAKLRGLSDPYNPAEALDHSAQYLAKMARRYGNLGLAAIGYNGGERRAEGLIAGTGGLAQETIDYVRIITGVPYPNWTEKPVPAPDLRLSKDLPFDKACFDLARNRRMTALKSYLPKVKPWGIQMAFGVTKKASLAKFKAQTRACTGLIGKEEPDLLFQKSRASPKGGYFMARLGRESRDAAWRDCAKFKKAGCICAVYPND, from the coding sequence ATGCTTCTCCGCCTCGCCCTTCTCTTGGTGATGCTCATGCCCGGCCCTGCGCTGGCGACGCCACCCGATACGATCTGCTCCACCGACAAATGGGGGCCACAGGTCTGCATCCGCAAGGCCCATTTCGTCTACGACACCTGCACCGCACTTCAGACCTTCGCCAAGCGCCACGGGCTAGACCCGCATTTCTTCGCTCGTCTCATCTGGCAGGAAAGCCGCTTCGACCCCAATGCGCTCAGCCACGCCAATGCCCGCGGCATTGCCCAGTTCATACCCTCCACGGCCAAGTTGCGCGGCCTTTCCGACCCTTACAACCCGGCGGAGGCGCTCGATCATTCCGCACAGTACCTGGCTAAAATGGCCCGTCGTTACGGCAATCTCGGACTAGCCGCCATCGGCTATAACGGCGGCGAACGCCGCGCTGAAGGGCTGATCGCCGGAACTGGCGGGCTGGCACAGGAAACCATCGACTACGTCCGTATCATTACCGGCGTCCCCTACCCCAACTGGACCGAAAAGCCCGTCCCGGCACCAGACCTGCGCCTGTCAAAAGACCTCCCGTTCGACAAGGCTTGCTTCGATCTTGCCCGCAACCGCCGCATGACCGCGCTCAAATCCTATCTGCCCAAGGTCAAGCCATGGGGCATTCAGATGGCTTTTGGTGTCACCAAGAAAGCGTCACTTGCAAAATTCAAGGCGCAGACCCGCGCGTGCACCGGCCTAATCGGCAAAGAGGAACCCGACCTTCTGTTTCAAAAAAGCCGTGCCAGCCCCAAGGGCGGGTACTTCATGGCGCGGCTCGGGCGCGAAAGCCGCGACGCCGCCTGGCGCGACTGCGCGAAATTCAAGAAGGCCGGCTGCATCTGTGCGGTCTATCCAAATGACTGA
- a CDS encoding alkane 1-monooxygenase yields the protein MKDLRLFTIATCLSVLLIGLSAAWGGAWAWIALGYLTVLTFLLDRLIAAEAANTDPDAEFPAADNLLTVLGVSHFALYGAALWAIAGPSGLGGLERFLTGFATGLFFGQVSHPVAHELIHRPKRAKRVLGRLIYTSLLVGHHASAHLRVHHVHVGSDADPNSARPGEGFYRYALRASAGSFRAGLAAENRLRAGRKPVWTHPYALYLGGAAALSIAALVFGGPDALLAVLALSLYAQMQILLSDYVQHYGLRRAALPDGRLEPVGPQHSWNAPHWFSSALMLNAPRHSDHHVTPARGYPALQLDPETMPMLPMPLPFMATVALFPTLWRRMMDRRCAMWRDRAERRASGAMAGE from the coding sequence ATGAAAGATTTACGCCTTTTCACCATCGCGACATGCCTGTCTGTCCTGCTGATCGGGCTAAGTGCGGCGTGGGGCGGTGCCTGGGCGTGGATCGCCCTTGGCTATCTTACCGTGCTCACCTTCCTGCTGGACCGCCTTATCGCGGCAGAGGCGGCCAATACCGACCCCGACGCCGAGTTCCCCGCAGCAGACAACCTTCTGACGGTATTGGGCGTGTCGCATTTCGCGCTTTATGGCGCGGCGCTATGGGCCATCGCCGGTCCCTCCGGCCTTGGCGGCCTGGAGCGGTTTCTCACCGGCTTCGCGACCGGGCTTTTCTTCGGTCAGGTGTCGCATCCCGTCGCACATGAACTGATCCACCGCCCGAAACGCGCGAAACGCGTTCTGGGCCGCCTGATCTACACGTCCCTGCTGGTCGGCCATCACGCAAGCGCTCATCTACGCGTGCACCATGTCCACGTGGGCAGCGATGCGGACCCCAACAGTGCAAGACCCGGTGAAGGATTCTACCGCTACGCCCTGCGGGCCAGCGCCGGATCGTTTCGCGCCGGTCTCGCGGCCGAGAACCGCTTGCGCGCGGGCCGCAAACCGGTGTGGACCCACCCATACGCGCTCTATCTCGGCGGGGCGGCGGCGCTGAGCATCGCAGCGCTCGTTTTCGGCGGCCCCGATGCGCTTTTGGCGGTGCTGGCGCTGTCGCTCTACGCGCAGATGCAGATTCTGCTGTCGGACTATGTGCAGCATTACGGCCTGCGCCGCGCCGCCCTGCCCGACGGCCGATTGGAGCCGGTGGGACCGCAGCACTCCTGGAACGCGCCGCACTGGTTCTCTTCAGCGCTCATGCTCAATGCGCCGCGCCATTCCGACCATCATGTCACCCCGGCGCGCGGTTACCCGGCGCTGCAACTTGATCCCGAAACCATGCCGATGTTGCCGATGCCCTTGCCATTCATGGCTACGGTCGCGCTATTTCCAACGCTCTGGCGCCGGATGATGGACCGACGTTGTGCCATGTGGCGCGATCGTGCCGAGCGGCGCGCATCTGGGGCAATGGCCGGCGAATAA
- the xseA gene encoding exodeoxyribonuclease VII large subunit: protein MSDLIDYRAPGENAPEFSVSDLSGVIKRMIEGEFSHVRVKGEVGRVSRPRSGHVYMDLKDDRSVLAGVIWKGVAGRLAVQPEEGMEVVATGRLTTFPGQSRYQIVIEDLKPAGIGALMAMLEARRKALAGEGLFAPERKKQLPYLPEVIGVVTSPSGAVIRDILHRLRDRFPRKVLIWPVAVQGENCAQEVTNAIQGFNALTPGGVLPRPDLLIVARGGGSIEDLWGFNEESVVRAAAASEIPLISAVGHETDTTLIDFASDKRAPTPTAAAELAVPVRLDLLAWLDGQEGRLLQALQGQVTARRQRLRDLSRALPRGEALLDGPRQRLDGMGDKLPGALRASIQVRQVALSQKAGALRPGMLRERVRNRREGFVSLAARMNTRTLQRDISQRRADFERVAKRLSDVSRQQVRDWRDRLAAQERLRETLGYKATLSRGYAVVRGDAEVVTTKAAAQAAATLEIEFSDGMLAVGGSSSAEAPQTVEQTSKARPNPKPKKPPPEQGSLF, encoded by the coding sequence ATGTCCGACCTCATCGATTATCGCGCCCCGGGCGAAAATGCTCCCGAATTTTCGGTCTCCGATCTGTCGGGGGTGATCAAGCGCATGATCGAGGGAGAGTTCTCCCACGTGCGCGTCAAGGGCGAGGTTGGCCGCGTGAGCCGGCCTCGCTCTGGTCATGTCTACATGGACCTGAAAGACGATCGCTCGGTTCTGGCCGGAGTGATCTGGAAAGGCGTGGCCGGACGTCTGGCTGTGCAACCCGAAGAGGGCATGGAGGTTGTCGCAACCGGTCGGCTGACAACGTTCCCGGGGCAATCGCGGTACCAGATCGTCATCGAGGACCTCAAGCCCGCCGGCATTGGCGCGCTCATGGCGATGCTGGAGGCGCGGCGCAAGGCGTTGGCGGGCGAGGGGTTGTTTGCGCCCGAGCGCAAGAAGCAATTGCCCTACCTGCCGGAGGTGATCGGGGTTGTGACCTCACCCTCCGGCGCCGTTATCCGCGATATTCTGCATCGTCTGCGCGACAGATTCCCCCGCAAGGTGCTGATCTGGCCCGTGGCTGTTCAGGGCGAAAATTGTGCGCAGGAAGTGACGAATGCCATCCAGGGTTTCAACGCGCTGACGCCCGGAGGGGTCTTGCCGCGTCCGGATCTTCTGATCGTCGCGCGTGGCGGCGGCAGTATCGAGGATTTGTGGGGGTTCAACGAGGAATCGGTCGTGCGGGCTGCCGCGGCATCGGAGATTCCTCTGATTTCGGCCGTGGGGCATGAGACGGACACCACGTTGATCGACTTTGCCTCGGACAAGCGGGCGCCGACGCCCACGGCGGCCGCGGAACTGGCGGTTCCGGTGCGGCTGGACCTGCTGGCCTGGCTTGATGGTCAGGAAGGGAGGTTGTTGCAAGCCCTGCAGGGACAAGTGACGGCGCGGCGGCAAAGACTGCGCGACCTGAGCCGGGCCTTGCCCCGGGGCGAGGCCTTGCTGGACGGGCCGCGCCAGAGGCTGGACGGGATGGGGGACAAGCTGCCCGGTGCTCTGCGGGCGTCGATCCAGGTGCGGCAGGTCGCGCTGTCGCAGAAGGCAGGTGCGTTGCGGCCCGGGATGCTGCGGGAAAGGGTGCGAAACCGCCGTGAAGGGTTCGTTTCGCTTGCCGCGCGGATGAATACGCGGACCTTACAGCGCGATATCAGCCAGAGACGGGCGGACTTCGAACGCGTCGCCAAGCGGCTCTCCGATGTCAGCCGGCAGCAGGTGCGGGATTGGCGCGACCGGCTGGCCGCGCAGGAGCGTCTGCGCGAGACGCTGGGCTACAAGGCGACGCTGAGCCGCGGCTATGCCGTGGTTCGGGGCGATGCGGAGGTGGTGACGACGAAAGCCGCGGCACAGGCAGCGGCAACGCTGGAGATCGAGTTCAGCGATGGCATGCTCGCCGTCGGGGGAAGTTCAAGTGCCGAAGCACCGCAAACGGTGGAGCAGACATCGAAGGCGAGACCGAACCCGAAGCCTAAGAAACCGCCGCCCGAACAGGGCAGCCTGTTTTGA
- a CDS encoding type 1 glutamine amidotransferase domain-containing protein, with protein sequence MTKLSNRKVAILATDGYEQSELEKPRDALLSEGAEVHIVSLKAGQIRGWDENDWGRSVDVDKTIDVVSPGDYDALVLPGGQINPDILRTDQKAVKFIKSIFEAKKPIAAICHAPWLLAEAGIAKGLHLTSYHSIRTDMENAGARWEDSPVVVDQGVVTSRNPDDLPNFCGKVIEEICEGRHESRAA encoded by the coding sequence ATGACCAAACTGTCGAACCGAAAAGTCGCGATACTGGCCACCGACGGCTACGAACAATCGGAACTTGAAAAGCCGCGCGATGCGTTGCTGAGCGAAGGTGCCGAGGTCCACATCGTATCTCTGAAGGCTGGCCAGATCCGCGGCTGGGATGAGAACGACTGGGGCCGGTCGGTCGATGTTGACAAGACCATCGACGTTGTCAGCCCAGGCGATTACGATGCGTTGGTTCTTCCCGGCGGCCAGATCAACCCGGACATCCTGCGCACCGACCAGAAAGCCGTGAAATTCATCAAGTCGATCTTCGAGGCCAAGAAACCCATCGCCGCTATCTGTCACGCGCCGTGGCTGCTGGCCGAGGCGGGTATCGCCAAGGGGCTGCACCTTACGTCTTACCATTCGATTCGCACTGACATGGAAAATGCCGGTGCAAGATGGGAAGACAGCCCGGTGGTGGTGGACCAAGGCGTGGTCACCAGCCGCAATCCGGATGATCTGCCGAATTTCTGCGGCAAGGTAATCGAGGAAATTTGCGAAGGCCGTCACGAAAGCCGTGCTGCCTGA
- the purD gene encoding phosphoribosylamine--glycine ligase — MNILILGGGGREHALAWAVMQNPKCDKLIVAPGNAGIAQIAECASLDIENGAAVVNFCEANAIDFIIIGPEAPLAAGVGDRLRDAGFLVFGPSKAAAQLEASKSFTKDICDAANAPTAAYGHFTDADAAKDYVTRQGAPIVVKADGLAAGKGVIIAQTVDEAHAAIDDMFGGSFGSAGAEVVIEEFMDGEEASFFVLCDGQTALPMGTAQDHKRVGEGDTGPNTGGMGAYSPAPVLTDEVAEKALDQIIRPTLRVMAEREMPYQGVLYAGLMIKDGQPRLVEYNVRFGDPECQVLMLRLGAQALDLMQAAAEERLHQIEASWADDHALTVVMAAKGYPGTYEKGSIINGLDDCPEDSFHMVFHAGTGEKDGKITATGGRVLNVTARGDTLREAADRAYGMIDRLDWPDGLCRRDIGWRALD; from the coding sequence ATGAATATCCTCATTCTCGGCGGCGGCGGGCGCGAACATGCTCTGGCCTGGGCGGTGATGCAGAACCCCAAATGCGACAAGCTGATCGTGGCGCCGGGCAATGCCGGGATTGCGCAGATCGCCGAATGCGCGTCGCTCGACATCGAGAACGGCGCCGCGGTGGTGAATTTCTGCGAGGCCAACGCCATTGACTTCATCATCATCGGCCCCGAAGCGCCGCTGGCCGCCGGCGTCGGCGACAGGCTGCGAGACGCGGGCTTTCTCGTCTTTGGCCCATCGAAAGCGGCGGCCCAGCTCGAGGCCTCCAAAAGCTTCACCAAGGACATCTGCGACGCCGCGAACGCACCCACCGCCGCCTACGGCCACTTCACCGATGCCGATGCTGCCAAGGATTACGTGACCCGCCAAGGCGCGCCCATCGTCGTCAAGGCCGATGGCCTGGCCGCCGGCAAGGGCGTGATCATCGCCCAGACCGTGGACGAGGCGCACGCCGCCATAGACGACATGTTCGGCGGCAGCTTCGGCAGCGCCGGCGCCGAGGTGGTGATCGAGGAGTTCATGGACGGCGAAGAGGCGTCGTTTTTCGTGCTCTGCGATGGCCAGACGGCCCTTCCCATGGGCACCGCCCAGGACCACAAGCGCGTGGGCGAAGGCGACACCGGCCCCAACACCGGCGGCATGGGCGCCTATTCCCCCGCCCCCGTCCTGACCGATGAGGTGGCGGAAAAGGCGCTGGACCAGATCATCCGCCCCACCCTACGCGTCATGGCCGAGCGCGAGATGCCCTACCAGGGCGTGCTCTATGCAGGGCTGATGATCAAGGATGGCCAGCCGCGACTGGTGGAATACAACGTGCGTTTCGGCGACCCCGAATGCCAGGTCCTGATGCTGCGCTTGGGCGCCCAGGCGCTGGACCTGATGCAGGCCGCCGCCGAGGAGCGACTGCACCAGATCGAGGCCAGTTGGGCCGACGATCATGCCCTGACGGTGGTGATGGCCGCAAAGGGCTACCCCGGCACCTACGAGAAAGGCAGCATTATTAACGGGTTGGACGACTGTCCTGAGGACAGCTTTCACATGGTGTTCCACGCGGGCACCGGCGAAAAGGACGGAAAGATCACCGCCACGGGCGGCCGGGTGCTGAACGTCACGGCTCGCGGCGATACTCTGCGCGAGGCGGCGGACCGCGCCTATGGCATGATTGATCGACTCGACTGGCCCGACGGGCTCTGTCGGCGCGATATCGGGTGGCGGGCGCTGGATTGA
- a CDS encoding 2Fe-2S iron-sulfur cluster-binding protein, producing the protein MAKITYIEHNGTKHEVEVANGLTVMEGARDNNIPGIEADCGGACACSTCHVYVDPAWVEKLPAKDDMEEDMLDFAFEPDPERSRLTCQLKVSDALDGLVVQMPEKQI; encoded by the coding sequence ATGGCGAAGATCACCTACATCGAACATAACGGCACCAAGCACGAGGTTGAGGTCGCCAACGGCCTGACCGTGATGGAAGGCGCGCGCGACAACAACATCCCCGGCATCGAGGCCGATTGCGGCGGCGCATGCGCCTGTTCGACCTGCCATGTCTATGTGGATCCGGCCTGGGTCGAGAAGCTACCGGCGAAAGACGACATGGAAGAGGACATGCTGGACTTCGCGTTCGAGCCCGATCCCGAGCGCTCGCGCCTGACATGTCAGTTGAAGGTCAGCGATGCGCTGGACGGCCTTGTCGTGCAAATGCCCGAGAAACAGATCTGA
- a CDS encoding OB-fold nucleic acid binding domain-containing protein, with protein MKVFSESTAHDWPRPPSALVAARIGDPPDGARVTVAGLVILRQRPGTAKGVIFITLEDETGVVNIVVWRALYEKYRRAVIAGRLLRVTGRIQRQSGVVHVIAEDVEDISHLLDRLLEDAGDSTLPQADQTA; from the coding sequence ATGAAGGTTTTCTCCGAGAGCACGGCCCATGACTGGCCACGCCCGCCTTCCGCGCTGGTGGCCGCGCGCATAGGCGACCCGCCGGACGGGGCGCGCGTCACCGTCGCGGGCCTCGTCATCCTGCGCCAGCGCCCCGGCACGGCCAAGGGCGTGATCTTCATCACGCTCGAGGACGAGACCGGCGTGGTCAACATCGTGGTCTGGCGCGCTCTTTACGAGAAATACCGCCGCGCTGTCATCGCCGGGCGGCTCCTGCGCGTCACCGGCCGTATCCAGCGGCAATCAGGCGTCGTGCACGTCATCGCCGAGGATGTCGAAGATATCTCGCACTTGCTGGATCGCCTGTTGGAGGACGCGGGCGACAGCACACTTCCCCAAGCGGATCAAACCGCGTAA